TTTCCTATCTCATGTCCATCTTCCGCAATCTTCTTAGCGAGCTGTTCATTTTTCCTCACCCAATTGCCTTCTAAAAAGAACGTAGCCTTGACCTGATGCTTTTGCAAAATAGGGAGCATTTTTTCTAAACACTCATTTCCCCATGCCACATTGATTAAAAAAGACACCATCGGTTTGTCTGGATTTCCTTTATAAATAGGCTCAGGCTGAAGAGACTCAAGATGAACAGTTGGTTTTACTTGGCTGTACACTAGATCGCTTTCCCGAAACTCGCCTTGCTTTTTCATTTTTTTATATGATTTTTCAATATTGACCTTTAACCCATTGTAACCGGGTATACTTTTCCAAACCTTATCGATTCTGGCATCCTGGGGCTTCACTTCGTACTCAGGCGCTTTTTGAAGCAATTCTTCATATAACGGGTCTTTGGATGCCGTGACAGTCACCGTATCTTTTTGCATTGCCCCTATATAATCAAGTGTATA
The Bacillus vallismortis genome window above contains:
- a CDS encoding polysaccharide deacetylase family protein yields the protein MYKKFVPFAVFLFLFFVSFEMMKNPYTLDYIGAMQKDTVTVTASKDPLYEELLQKAPEYEVKPQDARIDKVWKSIPGYNGLKVNIEKSYKKMKKQGEFRESDLVYSQVKPTVHLESLQPEPIYKGNPDKPMVSFLINVAWGNECLEKMLPILQKHQVKATFFLEGNWVRKNEQLAKKIAEDGHEIGNHSYNHPDMSKLTTERISEQLDKTNKQIEKTIGVKPKWFAPPSGSFRKAVVDIAAEKQMGTVMWTVDTIDWQKPAPSVLQTRVLSKIHNGAMILMHPTDPTAESLEALITKIKDKGYALGTVTELMDETRLLK